The DNA region TTAATCTGAGGGGACACTCCGAGAAAATCGGGGCATATTTTGTTGGCCATTCTAGGGTTTCTAAGAGCATATTTTTAGCCTTATGCATAGCTCCTACGCTTGTCCACTTAACGCCGGAAtttttctgcagctttATACCGCGGTGCGATGATGGCGTGAAAGTCGCAATGCTGCGTTCAAAGGTTTTACGAGTCAACCCTGCTCCGATGTCATCTTGATCGCACAGATGTTCGAAGAGCAGTTTGTCACAAAAAAGTAAAATGTCTTGAGGAGAGTAGCCCTCTGTTTCTATTGCCATCATAGATTCGTCTAAATCATCGGAGAGTTGTAATGACTTCTCGGCAACgaaattttcgaaaaagatCCTGCGCTGGTCCTTGTTCGGTGGAGTCAAGGGCCAGGTTTTGCTAATTGTATGCCTAGAAAACAGCAGCTGATTCAATTGGTCTCGGTTTTTCGCAGTTAAAAGCACGCGAACCATGCGCGAGTCCTTGGAGGCGACTCTTTCGATTTCTGCTGCAAAAAGCTGGCTCAACTTTGAGGATGCGTCTGATGAGGCATTACGAGTTGgctgttcttcttcggaTTTGGTGCTAGGAAAGAGGAGTTCCGAGTTATCAAGTATTAATAGTGAGGGACCATGCCAGTAGCAACAGGAAATTAACCTATGTAAAAGCTGTTTCATCTTTGCAAAGTTGGTGCTTTCAATAAGGCTTTCACAATCTACATAACTCACATGAAGGGAAGTAGAGTTCTTGAGGTggttttcaagttcctttACAAGTAAAGTCTTTCCGACACCACTGCTTCCTGTAACCAAAGTAGTTCCCGAAGGGACAAATGGCAGTGTCAGATACGCAGCCATATCCTCaatcagcttttcaaatcCTAGAGGTTCTTTGTGTATTTTAGGTGCTTCTTGCTCAGGCTCTCTTCGCGAAATCCTCACCGCAGAGTCAAGGATTTTAATGCCCATCTTATTCTCATTCCATTCGCAAAACTGTACGTGCTTTCCATGTTCAGACACCAATTCGAAGTACGCGAGCTTGCTTGGTAAATAAGCCTTGTCAGTTAAAACACAGCCCGAGAACATAGTTTTTATTTGTTCAGAAAAGGATTCATCAAAATAGGAGTTCTCACCATTTAGAACAACATCTGAAGCATCTTGCGATCGATCGACTGGATGGATAAAGACTGTAGGCGTCGCAGCTGCGACGTGGTTGCTAATATACTCGATTTTAACCTTTTCACCGTTTTTCTTTCGGACACCAAGAGATTCCCAAGCGAGGTCGGAAACCACGGCCTGAGAGCTTTCAAGGTGCTCAATTACAACAACTTTAACGGCTATCCGTTGAGCGCATTCTATAGCGGTATCGTCCGAGGGGCGATCTTCTTGCACTTTCCCTTCCAGCGGATTGCGAACGATAGACACAAATGCCAAAGGCGACTTTATGTCTCCAGGACTGACGCCTACCGAGTATCCTTTAAGGTCTTCGTCCCAACAAAtgcttctcaaaatatGCGGGCTGTGCGTTACGAAGGCCTCAAGATGATTCTTAGGTTTTCCATTAGGAATTCGTGACTTGTTTAGCATTGGGGAAATTACCACAAGAGTATCCGTTCCAAGTCTTGCAATATCAAGGGTCTCAGGAACCAACCGTTGGATCTTGAACTTCGCAATGGTTCTTTCAACGTAGCATATAAGAATGGAATTCTTGGCAACAATCCTTGTTTGATGCAGTATGTCGTCCTGTAGGAAGCGCGCATTCCTTTCGACAACTTCCCAATCGTCGCTCGTTTGCGGTTCAATGTAAACCTCTTTGGCTACGAGGTTCTCACCAAAATGTTTGATCGTTAGGTCTACGACATTACCGTCCCGGACACCGTAGGTTGCTGCCAGCACGGGGTTGATCTGGATCGCAGCTTGTCCATTCAGCCCCTGGGAGGACTCGAAACCATCCCATCCCACTGAGAATTCGTACTTTTCACCGCTTATCTCGATGCCGTATTCGTGAACTGGAATGGGGGAGTTTTCCAGCACCTGAACAATCGAGCTGGGGAGCCTAACAAAATTGCTTCTTATTCCATCATACA from Lachancea thermotolerans CBS 6340 chromosome C complete sequence includes:
- the PEX1 gene encoding AAA family ATPase peroxin 1 (similar to uniprot|P24004 Saccharomyces cerevisiae YKL197C PEX1 AAA-family ATPase peroxin required for peroxisome biogenesis contains two 230 amino acid ATP-binding AAA cassettes upregulated in anaerobiosis Pex1p and Pex6p interact via their N-terminal AAA-cassettes) produces the protein MTSGSGELKFQSIKLALYDGIRSNFVRLPSSIVQVLENSPIPVHEYGIEISGEKYEFSVGWDGFESSQGLNGQAAIQINPVLAATYGVRDGNVVDLTIKHFGENLVAKEVYIEPQTSDDWEVVERNARFLQDDILHQTRIVAKNSILICYVERTIAKFKIQRLVPETLDIARLGTDTLVVISPMLNKSRIPNGKPKNHLEAFVTHSPHILRSICWDEDLKGYSVGVSPGDIKSPLAFVSIVRNPLEGKVQEDRPSDDTAIECAQRIAVKVVVIEHLESSQAVVSDLAWESLGVRKKNGEKVKIEYISNHVAAATPTVFIHPVDRSQDASDVVLNGENSYFDESFSEQIKTMFSGCVLTDKAYLPSKLAYFELVSEHGKHVQFCEWNENKMGIKILDSAVRISRREPEQEAPKIHKEPLGFEKLIEDMAAYLTLPFVPSGTTLVTGSSGVGKTLLVKELENHLKNSTSLHVSYVDCESLIESTNFAKMKQLLHRLISCCYWHGPSLLILDNSELLFPSTKSEEEQPTRNASSDASSKLSQLFAAEIERVASKDSRMVRVLLTAKNRDQLNQLLFSRHTISKTWPLTPPNKDQRRIFFENFVAEKSLQLSDDLDESMMAIETEGYSPQDILLFCDKLLFEHLCDQDDIGAGLTRKTFERSIATFTPSSHRGIKLQKNSGVKWTSVGAMHKAKNMLLETLEWPTKYAPIFSECPLRLRSGILLYGYPGCGKTMLASAVAQQCGLNFISIKGPEILNKYIGASEQNIREIFERAQAAKPCILFFDEFDSIAPKRGHDSIGVTDRVVNQMLTQMDGAEGLEGVYVLAATSRPDLIDSALLRPGRLDKSILCGLPDERERLEILEAVVSSGNMELEPDCHLSSAAAATDGMSGADLQGLCYNAYLKAVHRSMASAPLKEEKQTATRPSFEYFTLDETKGLPVEFLDRLQQKSANSDKPEDERAASGAPKISIQDLLEASSETKPSISSSELQKLSAIYNTFSQDRDANMPAGEASNQIGGRLTLM